One Trichosurus vulpecula isolate mTriVul1 chromosome 7, mTriVul1.pri, whole genome shotgun sequence genomic region harbors:
- the ARL4C gene encoding ADP-ribosylation factor-like protein 4C, whose protein sequence is MGNISSNISAFQSLHIVMLGLDSAGKTTVLYRLKFNEFVNTVPTIGFNTEKIKLSNGTAKGISCHFWDVGGQEKLRPLWKSYSRCTDGIIYVVDSVDVDRLEEAKTELHKVTKFAENQGTPLLVIANKQDLPKSLPVAEIEKQLALPELVPATTYHVQPACAIIGEGLTEGMDKLYEMILKRRKSLKQKKKR, encoded by the coding sequence ATGGGAAACATCTCGTCCAACATCTCCGCCTTCCAGTCCCTGCACATCGTGATGCTGGGGCTTGACTCGGCGGGCAAGACCACGGTGCTTTACCGCCTCAAGTTCAACGAGTTTGTCAACACGGTGCCCACGATCGGCTTCAACACGGAGAAGATCAAGCTGAGTAACGGCACGGCCAAGGGCATCAGCTGCCACTTCTGGGACGTGGGCGGCCAGGAGAAGCTGCGGCCGCTCTGGAAGTCGTACAGCCGCTGCACGGACGGCATCATCTACGTGGTGGACTCGGTGGACGTGGACCGGCTGGAGGAGGCCAAGACCGAGCTGCACAAGGTGACCAAATTCGCCGAGAACCAGGGCACCCCGCTGCTCGTCATCGCCAACAAGCAGGACCTGCCCAAGTCGCTGCCTGTGGCCGAGATCGAGAAGCAGCTGGCCCTGCCCGAGCTCGTGCCGGCCACCACCTACCACGTCCAGCCCGCCTGCGCCATCATCGGCGAGGGCCTCACCGAGGGTATGGACAAGCTCTACGAGATGATCCTCAAGCGGAGGAAGTCCCTCAAGCAGAAGAAGAAGCGGTAA